From Algoriphagus sp. NG3, the proteins below share one genomic window:
- a CDS encoding TlpA family protein disulfide reductase yields MKKNILLCLVGYLCLCLPTNTLTAQVADSPGADFLHRSQPQVSPEQGDTHRGGETRSDTLPEDGSLVDHSGLPADNRIAKLAVHDNVAGIQGQEGESSSAAVGEGLPAVIHVETMSVHPIDSLEFRIWDPYLNELDVPKPYIEHVSLSNGSVFEGSWGAKKAQWTSPPLSGYARVTIRNGMFKYLDRFLVEPGDSVRIRLDFQTGNVLFSGPAAEKFRCQFELAQAIEMHRFGQDPIMFTGESDYWGHSEEDSIRIAKAKASNSSIRPTIQFVSPDESGMEYLKQGFSKELESHRAWEVIDNFEGRLPTDFWQILIADLLGKLQYDQLKHFLYLRLGLEDNPSYRQLYQDRILEENYRIPEGAAWSVYFIDYLYQKLSIISYMEKEPMANFLTSIPETVRDPVYAKYLIKNFRTFNDSNSQFEKALDILQTPWISELIRSLYHSQRIGAPIASIPLTNAEGDSVVLKGDDGKIRLIQFWLPGCQASASYYERLLSPVVSHFKGDPEVEFVFISNDNQHERWLKNISSEKYSSKVSINLNAPGKTHPFLMYYHIHAFPEQMVIGRDGGVTNLGNIPKTPQGLIEYLDSLKETEPSSIQPLVK; encoded by the coding sequence ATGAAAAAAAACATACTTCTATGCTTAGTGGGATATCTATGCCTATGTCTTCCCACAAACACACTAACGGCACAAGTTGCTGATTCACCCGGGGCGGATTTTCTTCATAGGTCGCAGCCCCAAGTCTCCCCTGAACAAGGAGACACCCATCGGGGCGGGGAAACCCGCTCCGATACTTTGCCGGAGGATGGTAGTTTGGTTGATCACTCCGGCCTGCCTGCCGACAATCGAATAGCCAAGTTGGCTGTACACGATAATGTGGCAGGTATCCAAGGGCAGGAGGGCGAGAGCTCTTCTGCTGCGGTGGGGGAGGGACTCCCCGCAGTAATCCATGTAGAGACTATGAGTGTACACCCCATAGATTCTCTGGAGTTTCGCATTTGGGATCCTTACCTGAATGAGCTCGATGTTCCAAAGCCCTATATTGAACATGTTTCCCTTTCCAATGGAAGTGTTTTTGAAGGTTCTTGGGGTGCTAAAAAAGCGCAATGGACATCTCCGCCCTTGTCAGGGTATGCAAGGGTTACCATCCGAAACGGAATGTTTAAATACCTGGACCGATTTCTTGTTGAACCGGGGGACAGCGTCCGCATCCGCCTGGATTTCCAGACAGGCAATGTGCTGTTTTCAGGTCCTGCAGCGGAAAAGTTCCGGTGCCAGTTTGAACTCGCTCAGGCAATTGAGATGCATCGATTCGGACAGGATCCGATCATGTTTACAGGTGAATCTGATTATTGGGGGCACAGCGAAGAAGATTCTATTCGCATAGCCAAAGCTAAGGCCTCAAATTCATCTATCCGGCCCACCATCCAGTTTGTTTCTCCGGATGAAAGTGGAATGGAATACCTAAAACAGGGATTTTCCAAAGAACTAGAGTCCCATAGAGCATGGGAGGTAATTGATAATTTTGAGGGCAGATTGCCTACAGATTTTTGGCAAATTCTGATAGCCGACCTGCTGGGAAAGCTCCAATATGATCAGTTAAAGCATTTTTTGTACCTGCGGCTAGGTCTGGAAGACAATCCATCCTATCGCCAGCTTTATCAGGACCGAATCCTGGAAGAAAATTACAGAATACCGGAAGGAGCAGCTTGGTCTGTGTACTTCATAGACTACCTATACCAAAAGCTTTCGATCATTTCATACATGGAAAAGGAGCCTATGGCCAACTTTCTCACTTCGATACCCGAAACAGTACGTGATCCGGTATATGCCAAATACCTCATCAAAAATTTCCGAACCTTTAACGACAGTAATTCTCAATTTGAGAAAGCTCTGGATATCCTCCAGACCCCTTGGATCAGTGAGTTGATACGATCCCTATATCATTCCCAGAGGATAGGGGCTCCTATTGCTTCCATTCCACTCACCAATGCCGAGGGGGATTCTGTGGTTCTCAAAGGAGATGACGGCAAGATCCGGCTTATCCAATTTTGGCTTCCAGGCTGCCAAGCTTCCGCCAGCTACTACGAAAGGCTCCTTTCTCCTGTGGTCTCACATTTCAAGGGTGATCCGGAAGTAGAGTTTGTCTTCATTTCCAACGATAATCAACATGAACGCTGGCTTAAAAACATTTCTTCTGAGAAATACTCGTCCAAGGTGTCCATTAACCTAAATGCCCCCGGAAAAACGCATCCTTTTCTAATGTACTACCACATTCATGCCTTTCCAGAGCAGATGGTGATCGGCAGGGATGGAGGAGTTACCAATCTAGGAAATATCCCCAAAACCCCACAAGGCTTGATCGAATACCTGGATTCACTCAAAGAGACTGAACCATCATCCATCCAACCACTTGTAAAATGA
- a CDS encoding helix-turn-helix transcriptional regulator, with translation MREEEESDFTVLENKKIGRNFYMFRKLTDTKALEVAEFLGIKEATYTKYERGESKITVDMVQKVSEFFNVDPLQLISTQPGHIIENHTQSNITFGGRIRANYTDSKQTEVMMKMMDTMLQMNEAIRKILEGK, from the coding sequence ATGAGAGAAGAAGAAGAATCAGATTTCACCGTACTGGAGAACAAAAAAATCGGCAGGAATTTCTATATGTTCCGTAAGTTGACGGATACCAAGGCATTAGAAGTCGCTGAGTTTCTAGGCATCAAAGAAGCAACCTACACCAAGTATGAGAGGGGAGAAAGCAAGATTACCGTGGATATGGTTCAAAAGGTCTCTGAGTTTTTCAATGTTGATCCGCTTCAATTAATATCTACACAACCTGGGCATATTATCGAAAATCACACACAGTCAAACATTACTTTTGGAGGAAGAATAAGAGCAAACTATACTGATTCAAAGCAAACTGAGGTGATGATGAAGATGATGGATACGATGCTGCAGATGAATGAGGCGATCCGGAAGATCTTGGAGGGGAAGTGA
- a CDS encoding DUF6934 family protein: MNYEKYESVSSSRDSLEFEFTSIGSKGKFKKVVQFTQTSDSEIYNLGFGDKLENGEIDDLVRSDNGDRNKILATIVAIIYEFTSSYQDKLIFFSGSTEYRTRLYRMAISKNLEELNEDFEIFGINYLDGDYVSEVFKKGADYTGFIIKRKIH, translated from the coding sequence TTGAATTACGAAAAATATGAATCTGTCTCTAGTTCCAGAGATTCTTTGGAATTTGAATTTACCAGCATAGGTTCAAAAGGTAAATTCAAAAAGGTAGTGCAGTTTACACAGACTTCTGATTCTGAAATATATAACCTTGGCTTTGGTGATAAACTGGAGAATGGTGAAATTGATGATCTGGTAAGGAGTGACAACGGAGATCGCAACAAAATTTTAGCGACAATCGTCGCCATTATTTACGAATTCACATCCTCTTATCAAGATAAATTAATCTTTTTCTCTGGGAGTACTGAGTACCGAACTAGGCTATATAGAATGGCGATTTCAAAAAACTTAGAGGAACTGAATGAGGACTTTGAAATCTTTGGAATAAACTATTTAGATGGAGATTACGTTTCTGAGGTATTCAAGAAAGGTGCTGATTATACAGGATTTATTATCAAAAGAAAAATTCACTAA
- a CDS encoding MraY family glycosyltransferase, which produces MTFFFAFLSSLVIGIMFYPVLISVFQRYQISDIPGGRKIHQDKIPSMGGIGFFVAVAISTAIWGWEFPNMQTPYLLGGITIMFFVGLRDDIVELSASRKILGQLIAVLLVVVVADIRIRGFHGFLGIGEFNLYFSYAFSAFTLLALTNSFNLIDGLDGLAGTIASLVFSLLGVWFFYQGYYSFAILCFTFLGAVMSFLIFNWHPAKIFMGDTGSLTLGFTLGSLILAFMEYNLVLPAGHVWKFEPSFAAGVALMMYPLYDMGRVFARRISQGKGPMTPDKSHVHHFLMRIGLKHDQVALLLGTLQFAVILLVFLLKDFSDNLVLPIIVGISMILGYRLDAVTVRYLKKKVLLQPKILEIRRLRAHRNSKIKLDKSEFQNSDVNLN; this is translated from the coding sequence ATGACATTCTTTTTTGCTTTTTTGTCCTCCCTTGTGATAGGAATCATGTTTTATCCTGTCCTGATCAGTGTTTTTCAGCGTTATCAGATTTCCGACATACCCGGTGGAAGAAAAATCCACCAAGATAAAATTCCTTCCATGGGAGGTATAGGCTTCTTTGTGGCGGTGGCCATTTCCACAGCAATCTGGGGATGGGAGTTCCCCAATATGCAGACACCCTACCTATTGGGAGGGATCACGATCATGTTTTTCGTGGGGCTCCGGGATGATATCGTGGAACTCAGCGCCTCCAGAAAGATCCTTGGTCAGCTCATCGCTGTGTTGCTGGTAGTGGTGGTAGCTGATATCAGGATCAGGGGCTTCCATGGCTTTTTGGGAATAGGGGAGTTCAACCTCTATTTTAGCTATGCCTTCTCCGCTTTTACACTGCTGGCCCTTACCAATTCATTTAATTTGATCGATGGGCTGGATGGTCTGGCAGGGACTATTGCCTCTTTGGTATTTTCCCTACTTGGTGTATGGTTCTTCTACCAAGGATATTACAGTTTTGCTATCCTGTGCTTTACTTTTCTGGGAGCAGTCATGTCCTTTCTGATCTTTAATTGGCACCCCGCAAAAATTTTCATGGGAGACACAGGATCACTGACGCTAGGCTTTACCCTGGGATCATTGATCCTTGCCTTTATGGAATACAATCTAGTCCTGCCTGCCGGGCATGTCTGGAAGTTTGAGCCTTCTTTTGCGGCGGGAGTGGCACTGATGATGTATCCTCTCTATGATATGGGGAGGGTATTCGCCCGGCGGATTTCCCAGGGAAAGGGGCCTATGACCCCTGACAAATCCCATGTACATCACTTCCTGATGAGAATAGGGTTAAAGCATGATCAGGTAGCCTTGCTGCTGGGGACACTGCAGTTTGCTGTTATCCTTCTTGTGTTTCTCCTGAAGGATTTCTCCGATAATCTGGTGCTGCCTATTATAGTGGGCATTTCCATGATTCTGGGCTATAGGCTTGATGCCGTCACCGTTCGGTATCTAAAGAAAAAAGTACTGCTTCAGCCGAAAATATTGGAAATAAGAAGGTTGAGGGCTCACAGAAACTCGAAAATCAAACTGGATAAAAGCGAGTTCCAGAACTCGGATGTAAATCTAAACTAG
- a CDS encoding sugar transferase, whose protein sequence is MPTFVQKRFEDSYSYYLKSAEARNHEIDFKMSPHFNWFNLTIKRVIDVVGSMAFMLLIGWWLFPLVAILIRLETPGPVFFRQTREGIYNSRFRCYKFRSMVVNKDADSKQATKDDPRITKVGRFIRKTSIDELPQILNVLYGNMSLVGPRPHPIQLNEQSAEEIPGFRNRHLVKPGITGLAQAKGYRGETQTFHQMYFRYKLDLHYIKTWNPFIDLKIIAMTASSILFDNENAY, encoded by the coding sequence ATGCCAACCTTCGTACAAAAAAGATTTGAGGACAGCTATTCATACTATCTGAAAAGCGCCGAAGCACGTAATCACGAAATAGACTTTAAAATGTCACCCCATTTTAACTGGTTCAATCTGACGATCAAGAGAGTTATCGATGTAGTAGGATCAATGGCCTTTATGCTATTGATCGGGTGGTGGCTTTTCCCGCTGGTAGCCATTTTGATCAGATTAGAAACTCCAGGTCCTGTTTTTTTTAGACAGACAAGAGAGGGGATTTACAACTCGCGATTCAGATGCTATAAATTCAGGTCTATGGTGGTCAATAAGGATGCTGATAGCAAGCAGGCAACCAAGGATGATCCACGCATTACCAAAGTGGGCAGATTCATCAGAAAGACCAGTATTGATGAACTTCCACAGATTTTGAATGTACTCTATGGAAACATGTCCCTGGTCGGCCCAAGACCTCATCCTATCCAATTAAATGAACAAAGTGCAGAAGAAATCCCAGGATTCAGGAACAGACATTTGGTAAAACCCGGTATTACAGGTTTGGCGCAGGCCAAAGGATATAGAGGAGAAACCCAGACTTTCCACCAGATGTATTTTAGATACAAACTCGATCTACATTACATCAAGACCTGGAACCCGTTTATTGATCTAAAAATCATTGCAATGACCGCAAGTTCCATACTCTTTGACAATGAGAATGCGTATTGA
- a CDS encoding capsule assembly Wzi family protein has protein sequence MKIRPVLLLFFLSLPIFGYSQNLPVGFPLLNDYLRREQVTGNLDSDFSFIYKPITTSKAFPQFSSPFLLDSLTGYESKIKPIKNSSGNFSVSVLPLQLNTMFNSHHPYNWGHGAILPAKGAQTLLSAGVHLKWGVLSVQLYPQFHYAQNLAFEEYPEDAPRGYFTHMRRSINGIDQPVRFGQDPITRVLPGNSNISVNLGGIALGVSTENLWIGPGQNNSLLLTDNAEGFLHFKLNSTKPLKTFAGNFEGIYWIGKLEGSDFPHFSDGSYHELLSTKPDDWRYFTGLSVSYNPIFMKNLYLGATRAFQVYRGDMGDNFRAYFPLFAPLPKEGEGVEENVELREDQNVGVFARYLVPKAKAEFYFEYSRNDHPFTWRDLILNVEHSRGYIVGFNKYFELPDGHTYGISGEMTQTQFSINNIIRWGDGVPYKGLGLYDNYQVKHGFTHKGENLAAGTGVSGNEYSLKVGRYNKFEEISVEVERLQRDPNYYYYAKENGVDVQKWVDYNFTLNYKQHFKNLIFSGSMTSMLINNYNHWNSTGNSTLSGSADKKFNLNLQVNLAYLL, from the coding sequence ATGAAGATCAGACCTGTCCTTTTACTGTTTTTTCTCAGCTTACCCATCTTTGGCTATTCACAGAATCTCCCGGTGGGCTTCCCCCTTCTAAACGATTACCTGCGTAGGGAGCAAGTGACAGGGAATCTGGATTCCGACTTCTCTTTTATCTATAAGCCTATTACCACTTCTAAAGCATTCCCGCAATTTTCATCTCCCTTCCTCCTTGATTCCCTGACAGGTTATGAAAGTAAAATCAAGCCTATTAAAAACAGCTCAGGTAATTTCAGCGTTTCTGTTCTCCCCTTACAGCTGAACACTATGTTCAATTCCCATCATCCCTACAACTGGGGACATGGGGCCATTCTTCCGGCCAAAGGCGCACAGACCTTACTATCAGCAGGAGTTCACCTAAAATGGGGAGTACTCAGTGTGCAACTTTACCCACAATTCCATTATGCCCAGAATTTAGCTTTCGAGGAATATCCTGAAGATGCGCCTAGGGGCTACTTCACACATATGAGAAGGAGTATCAATGGAATTGATCAACCGGTACGATTTGGGCAAGATCCTATTACGAGAGTATTGCCGGGAAACTCCAACATCAGTGTGAATTTGGGTGGGATAGCTTTAGGTGTATCCACTGAAAACCTCTGGATAGGCCCTGGGCAGAACAATTCATTGCTATTGACTGACAATGCGGAGGGATTTTTACATTTTAAACTCAATTCCACCAAGCCTTTAAAAACTTTTGCCGGGAATTTCGAAGGGATATACTGGATAGGAAAACTGGAAGGCTCAGATTTCCCCCACTTCAGTGACGGAAGCTATCATGAGCTGCTTTCTACTAAGCCAGATGATTGGAGGTATTTCACGGGACTATCAGTTAGTTATAATCCGATTTTCATGAAAAACCTGTATCTGGGTGCCACCCGGGCATTTCAGGTCTATAGAGGTGATATGGGAGACAATTTCCGGGCTTATTTCCCGCTTTTTGCCCCCTTACCCAAAGAAGGGGAAGGTGTAGAAGAAAACGTAGAGCTCAGAGAGGATCAAAATGTAGGGGTTTTTGCCAGGTATTTGGTTCCCAAAGCAAAAGCTGAATTTTATTTTGAATATTCCAGAAATGACCACCCCTTTACCTGGAGGGATCTGATTTTAAATGTTGAGCATAGCCGAGGTTATATTGTTGGGTTTAATAAGTACTTCGAATTACCCGACGGACATACTTATGGTATTTCCGGGGAAATGACGCAGACCCAATTCAGTATCAATAATATTATCAGATGGGGAGATGGAGTACCCTACAAAGGACTTGGTCTATATGACAATTATCAGGTAAAGCATGGGTTTACCCATAAGGGGGAAAATCTGGCAGCGGGGACCGGGGTAAGCGGCAATGAGTATTCTTTGAAAGTAGGAAGATATAATAAATTTGAAGAAATATCCGTAGAAGTAGAGCGGCTGCAGAGGGATCCCAACTATTACTACTATGCCAAGGAAAATGGTGTGGATGTGCAAAAATGGGTTGACTACAACTTCACCCTGAATTATAAGCAGCATTTCAAGAATCTGATTTTTTCAGGCTCCATGACCTCTATGCTGATCAATAATTATAACCACTGGAACAGTACGGGGAACAGTACGCTATCAGGTAGTGCGGATAAAAAGTTTAACCTGAATCTACAGGTAAATCTGGCTTACTTGCTGTAG
- a CDS encoding GIY-YIG nuclease family protein, producing MQKGGAVYIMTNHRHTVLYTGVTSDLLRRVYEHRNKLNPSSFSAKYNLTKLVYFESFHSIEEAIAREKQIKGGSRKRKEDLINSLNPNWIDLWDEVKDW from the coding sequence ATGCAAAAGGGTGGAGCTGTTTACATCATGACCAATCATAGACACACAGTATTATATACAGGGGTGACCAGCGATCTGTTAAGGAGAGTATATGAACATAGAAACAAACTTAATCCCAGTTCATTTTCTGCCAAATACAATTTGACCAAGTTAGTTTATTTTGAATCTTTTCACTCCATTGAGGAGGCAATTGCAAGGGAGAAGCAAATTAAAGGTGGCAGTAGGAAGAGAAAAGAGGATTTGATAAATTCCCTGAATCCCAATTGGATAGACTTATGGGATGAAGTTAAAGACTGGTAA
- a CDS encoding UDP-glucose 6-dehydrogenase: protein MKIKNICCIGAGYVGGPTMAVIAQKCPDIKVTVVDINQARIDAWNDENLDNLPVYEPGLDQVVAEARGRNLFFSTEVDAAIKDAEMIFISVNTPTKTYGEGKGQAADLKWIELCARQIAAASDTDKIVVEKSTLPVRTAEAVKDILSNTGGGVKFQILSNPEFLAEGTAIEDLHYADRILIGGESTPEGKEAIDALVDVYANWIPREKILTTNVWSSELSKLTANAYLAQRVSSINALSELCEVTEANIDEVSRAIGADSRIGGKFLKASVGFGGSCFQKDILNLVYISRSYGLAEVAEYWEQVIKMNDHQKGRFARRIIKSLYNTVSGKKIAFLGWAFKKDTNDTRESAAIYVADHLLNENANIHVFDPKVKSKQMYADLDYLATRSHESNAELLHVENDPYEACKDSHAVAVLTEWDEFKNYDWQRIYDSMLKPAQIFDGRNVLDHDKLREIGFRVYAIGKTS from the coding sequence ATGAAAATTAAAAACATCTGCTGTATAGGAGCAGGCTACGTGGGTGGGCCTACAATGGCCGTAATCGCTCAAAAATGTCCCGATATTAAAGTAACCGTGGTAGATATCAACCAGGCTAGGATAGATGCCTGGAATGATGAGAATCTGGACAATCTGCCGGTTTATGAACCGGGATTGGATCAGGTAGTGGCCGAAGCCAGAGGAAGAAACCTCTTTTTCTCTACGGAAGTAGATGCCGCTATAAAAGATGCAGAAATGATCTTTATTTCTGTGAATACCCCTACCAAAACCTATGGGGAAGGTAAAGGCCAAGCCGCTGATCTCAAATGGATTGAACTATGCGCCAGACAGATTGCCGCTGCATCCGATACAGATAAAATAGTAGTAGAAAAATCTACGCTACCTGTACGTACCGCGGAAGCAGTGAAGGACATCCTATCCAATACAGGCGGGGGAGTGAAGTTCCAGATTCTTTCTAACCCTGAATTCTTGGCTGAAGGAACCGCAATTGAAGACTTACACTATGCCGATAGAATTCTGATAGGTGGTGAGAGTACCCCGGAAGGAAAAGAAGCTATCGATGCCCTAGTGGATGTATATGCAAATTGGATCCCTAGGGAGAAAATCCTAACGACCAATGTGTGGTCTTCCGAACTTTCTAAGCTTACCGCAAATGCCTACCTGGCCCAGCGTGTATCTTCTATCAATGCATTATCTGAATTGTGTGAAGTTACTGAGGCAAATATAGATGAGGTATCCAGAGCCATTGGTGCAGACAGTAGGATAGGGGGCAAGTTTCTGAAGGCTTCTGTAGGCTTTGGGGGATCTTGTTTTCAGAAGGATATACTGAACTTGGTTTATATCAGCAGGTCCTATGGATTGGCAGAAGTAGCAGAATACTGGGAGCAGGTAATCAAAATGAATGACCACCAGAAAGGTAGATTTGCACGTAGAATTATCAAGTCGCTTTACAATACAGTGAGTGGTAAGAAAATCGCTTTCCTTGGCTGGGCATTTAAGAAAGACACCAATGATACCCGGGAGTCTGCAGCCATCTATGTAGCTGACCACTTGCTGAATGAAAATGCAAATATCCATGTCTTTGATCCTAAAGTGAAATCCAAGCAGATGTATGCTGATCTGGATTACCTGGCTACGAGAAGTCATGAGTCAAACGCTGAATTGCTTCATGTAGAGAATGATCCTTACGAAGCTTGTAAAGATTCCCATGCGGTTGCTGTCTTGACAGAATGGGATGAATTCAAAAACTATGACTGGCAAAGAATCTATGATTCCATGCTAAAACCGGCTCAGATCTTCGACGGTAGAAATGTACTGGATCATGATAAATTGAGAGAAATAGGCTTTAGAGTTTATGCCATAGGCAAAACCAGTTAA
- a CDS encoding right-handed parallel beta-helix repeat-containing protein, translating to MKKSTFIFYWFCLFFFILNVSCNADTEKIYVSPKGKDSNSGKLFSPVANIDEALSRAQKIFRNNRGMKVEVLLANGNYYLKAPLIINEDIVGDKSNELSIRGRGSSVSITGGEPLEDKKWRKVADTENGSIWSYQLSEGEKTRQLFKNDIRLKRSSSPYLKTEGPAKNYVDRIKRFDFVGINLLKNETLEPFCSFVFKGSDLADLDDWGNAEVIVHHSWESSWHEIAKVDNEHRTIYLTNAFRYPVGFFSTELSYRVENSRDYFTEPGTWMFDSNSQEILYYASKGEGMEGFVVPRIQEVLQIVGKKNQPIKNISFSNIQFSHTTYPWGVNEVESRLVKSNEAKYSWMNFTKGYSGSQTAPRSGQAIVLEYTSQIKFEDCTFSNFGAYAIKIGRGAKETYILENVFHGNGSGAILVGMDVRNVNPNSFPKVEAASNNVIKSNRIHDNGVIHPSGVGIAIMHSYENLVENNVIYNMPYSGISMGWTWNDGLNYTKDNALVNNEIYNVMQLLADGGGIYTLGNLNGCRIINNKIYNLIKSKHAVGATINGIFFDQGSSEVIVEGNQVNGIEGQLLKYNKANQKSILLLNNSLDGN from the coding sequence ATGAAAAAGTCAACATTCATATTCTATTGGTTCTGCCTGTTCTTTTTTATACTGAATGTAAGTTGCAATGCTGATACTGAGAAAATCTATGTTTCACCAAAAGGTAAGGATTCCAACTCGGGTAAATTGTTTTCTCCGGTAGCCAATATTGATGAGGCTTTGAGTAGAGCTCAGAAGATTTTTAGGAATAACAGGGGGATGAAAGTAGAAGTTTTGTTGGCTAATGGGAATTATTATCTTAAAGCTCCTTTGATAATAAATGAGGACATTGTTGGAGATAAAAGTAATGAGTTGAGCATTAGAGGGAGAGGAAGCAGTGTTAGTATTACGGGTGGAGAACCATTAGAGGATAAGAAATGGAGAAAGGTGGCGGATACCGAAAATGGAAGTATATGGTCATATCAATTATCAGAAGGTGAGAAGACCAGACAGTTGTTTAAAAATGATATACGTTTAAAGAGGTCTTCCTCTCCTTATCTGAAAACTGAAGGACCTGCTAAAAACTACGTGGATAGAATTAAGCGTTTCGATTTTGTAGGGATTAATTTGCTTAAGAATGAAACCTTAGAACCATTTTGTTCTTTTGTTTTTAAGGGTTCTGACCTAGCTGATTTAGATGATTGGGGAAATGCTGAAGTGATTGTCCATCATAGCTGGGAGAGCTCGTGGCATGAAATTGCAAAAGTTGATAATGAACATAGAACTATCTACCTGACAAATGCATTCAGATATCCTGTAGGTTTTTTTAGTACTGAATTGAGTTATAGAGTTGAAAATTCCAGAGATTATTTTACAGAACCTGGAACTTGGATGTTTGATTCTAATTCCCAAGAGATTCTGTATTATGCCAGTAAAGGGGAAGGTATGGAGGGTTTTGTTGTCCCGCGGATTCAAGAAGTACTTCAAATTGTTGGAAAAAAAAATCAGCCTATTAAGAATATTTCCTTTTCAAATATTCAATTTTCTCATACTACATACCCATGGGGAGTGAATGAGGTAGAAAGTCGATTAGTGAAATCTAATGAAGCTAAGTATTCATGGATGAATTTTACAAAAGGATATTCTGGATCTCAGACAGCCCCTAGAAGTGGGCAAGCTATAGTATTGGAATATACCTCACAAATAAAGTTTGAGGATTGTACATTTTCTAATTTTGGAGCCTATGCGATTAAAATCGGCCGAGGAGCAAAAGAAACCTATATTCTTGAAAATGTTTTTCATGGTAACGGATCTGGGGCGATTCTTGTGGGCATGGATGTGCGAAATGTTAACCCAAACAGTTTTCCTAAAGTGGAAGCTGCTAGCAATAACGTGATCAAAAGTAATCGGATACATGATAATGGAGTAATTCATCCTTCTGGAGTTGGTATTGCAATTATGCATTCTTATGAAAACTTAGTGGAGAATAATGTGATTTATAATATGCCTTATAGTGGTATTAGTATGGGATGGACGTGGAATGATGGACTGAATTATACCAAAGACAATGCTCTAGTGAATAATGAGATTTATAACGTCATGCAATTGTTAGCTGATGGAGGAGGGATTTATACCTTAGGAAATCTTAATGGCTGCAGAATTATTAATAATAAGATTTATAATTTAATAAAGTCTAAGCATGCCGTAGGAGCTACCATAAATGGAATTTTCTTCGACCAAGGATCTAGTGAAGTGATCGTAGAGGGAAACCAAGTCAATGGTATAGAAGGGCAATTGTTAAAATATAATAAGGCTAATCAAAAAAGCATACTGTTATTGAATAATTCTTTAGATGGTAATTGA
- a CDS encoding WecB/TagA/CpsF family glycosyltransferase — MNKIPKINIASVGISNCDLDDTVAIFSDVIRSNDKIRVCVTPVNCVEWAQDNLELRDIYNSADLTLCDGVPLIWISKFLGNPLKGRVTGLDVLPQFAEVCQKEGFTMFLLGAKEGVGEELKKHFEKQHPGIKIVGVYSPPFAERFSDEENEKMINMVNAVQPDILWVSLTAPKQDYWIYEHFDRLNTNIAIGVGGAFEVTAGLIKRSPRWMQKIGLEWLFRFLSEPKRLFRRYFIEAPQIFPAVWKQKLGKS, encoded by the coding sequence ATGAATAAAATTCCAAAGATCAATATAGCATCGGTAGGTATTAGCAACTGTGATTTAGACGATACCGTTGCTATTTTTTCTGATGTCATTAGATCGAATGATAAAATTAGAGTTTGTGTAACCCCAGTAAATTGTGTTGAGTGGGCACAGGACAACTTGGAGTTAAGAGATATTTACAATAGTGCTGATCTAACATTGTGTGACGGTGTCCCTCTTATCTGGATTTCCAAATTTTTAGGAAATCCTTTAAAAGGTAGAGTAACAGGTCTAGATGTCCTGCCTCAATTTGCTGAAGTCTGTCAAAAAGAAGGCTTTACCATGTTCCTCTTAGGGGCAAAGGAAGGAGTTGGGGAGGAGTTGAAAAAGCATTTTGAAAAGCAGCATCCAGGAATAAAAATTGTTGGTGTGTATTCACCGCCTTTTGCCGAACGCTTTTCCGATGAAGAAAATGAGAAAATGATAAATATGGTCAACGCAGTTCAGCCTGATATTCTATGGGTGAGTCTTACTGCCCCAAAGCAGGATTATTGGATCTATGAACATTTTGATCGGTTAAACACCAATATTGCGATAGGAGTTGGGGGAGCTTTTGAAGTAACTGCAGGATTGATTAAGCGCTCTCCTCGCTGGATGCAAAAAATAGGCTTGGAATGGCTGTTTAGATTTCTAAGTGAACCTAAGCGCTTATTTCGAAGGTATTTTATTGAGGCTCCTCAGATATTTCCGGCGGTTTGGAAACAAAAGCTTGGGAAATCTTAA